Proteins co-encoded in one Alphaproteobacteria bacterium genomic window:
- a CDS encoding NAD-dependent epimerase/dehydratase family protein yields the protein MTPSESTLCVVGASGLVGSNIVKAALDRGYRIRGTMRDKDAPSKAPYLMALPGASKRLTLASADMANIGDFDDALDGVDCVFIACLIPTYAGPSGIPAREMDDEQGCAEIIMPTVNGCMNIMRAGARQGIKNVVICSSTSSTNPLPPIPVKNEVDHWSDEKVQCRSKKYTSATKTVMEKAAIKFAEENNIRLSILLPTGMFGPVILPAQMNGNPHVWLKALIEGREGRHETVPNTSTSMIHLHDLAALFMAAYENPGASGRYFGVYDSWHWQDIYAEIQIILPDMKMPAPLTEKPVTSTGFDFTRRDSLGVKVRGIPTLLRETIDWIRTDPFG from the coding sequence ATGACTCCATCAGAATCAACCCTCTGTGTCGTAGGGGCCAGTGGCCTAGTGGGCTCAAATATCGTCAAAGCCGCGCTCGATCGAGGCTATCGGATTCGCGGTACCATGCGCGACAAGGACGCGCCAAGCAAGGCGCCCTATTTAATGGCGCTGCCCGGCGCATCAAAGCGTTTGACCTTAGCGAGTGCCGACATGGCCAATATTGGGGATTTTGATGACGCACTCGATGGCGTCGACTGTGTGTTCATAGCCTGTCTTATTCCGACATATGCCGGTCCCTCGGGCATACCGGCGCGGGAAATGGATGACGAACAGGGTTGTGCCGAAATCATCATGCCTACGGTCAATGGCTGTATGAATATTATGCGCGCCGGTGCGCGCCAAGGCATCAAAAACGTGGTGATCTGCAGCAGCACCAGCAGCACCAATCCCTTGCCCCCGATCCCGGTTAAGAACGAGGTCGACCATTGGTCCGATGAAAAGGTGCAATGTCGATCCAAGAAGTATACCTCAGCCACCAAAACCGTGATGGAGAAGGCTGCAATCAAATTTGCGGAAGAGAACAATATTCGACTATCGATTCTCTTGCCGACCGGCATGTTCGGGCCCGTGATTTTGCCAGCGCAGATGAATGGCAATCCTCATGTCTGGCTTAAGGCTCTGATCGAAGGGCGGGAGGGCCGTCATGAGACAGTGCCCAACACTTCGACCTCAATGATCCACTTGCATGATCTGGCGGCGCTGTTTATGGCGGCCTACGAAAATCCAGGTGCATCAGGGCGCTATTTCGGCGTGTATGACAGTTGGCATTGGCAAGATATTTATGCCGAGATTCAAATAATTCTCCCCGACATGAAGATGCCCGCGCCGCTGACCGAGAAACCGGTCACTTCCACTGGGTTCGATTTCACCCGGCGCGATAGCCTAGGCGTAAAGGTGCGTGGTATCCCAACCTTGTTGCGCGAAACAATCGATTGGATCCGGACCGATCCATTCGGCTAA
- a CDS encoding FYDLN acid domain-containing protein has protein sequence MATKDLGNKHLCTSCGAKFYDMGNLPPTCPKCETVVEAVIKPKPTRAAPKPAEPAPSKKPKKVVDDDAENDTENDVDDAPLTTKDDKDDANVLVGDKDRKN, from the coding sequence ATGGCTACGAAAGACTTGGGTAACAAGCATCTCTGCACAAGCTGTGGCGCCAAGTTTTATGACATGGGAAATTTGCCACCCACATGTCCGAAGTGTGAGACCGTGGTCGAGGCCGTAATCAAGCCAAAGCCGACGCGCGCAGCGCCAAAACCCGCCGAACCCGCGCCCTCGAAGAAACCGAAGAAAGTGGTGGATGACGACGCTGAGAACGACACCGAGAACGACGTGGATGACGCCCCCCTGACCACCAAGGACGACAAGGACGACGCCAACGTGTTGGTCGGCGATAAGGACCGAAAGAACTGA
- the aroA gene encoding 3-phosphoshikimate 1-carboxyvinyltransferase — protein MQPLQSTATGTLGGDIVAPGDKSISHRALLLSALTVGQTEIDGLLTAEDTLATAAAISALGAPASYDEAGRWHVTGVGVGGLSAPEGVLDLGNSGTGARLLLGVLVGHPLSAVLTGDDSLRSRPMARVTEPLSRMGAHFVCADGGRLPITVTGTADPLALDYRLPVPSAQVKSALLLAGLSAAGQTTIIESKPTRDHSERMLRLFGANVSSDTEADGGKRITLEGQPELVSPGSLTVPGDPSSAAFPLVAALLVPGSRVTVGGVCINALRTGLYESLSEMGATLEFAETGEACGDSVADLHASASALRGVTVPAERAPRMIDEYPILAIAAACASGTSRFEGLGELRVKESDRLAAITDGLAANGVTVEGDADSLTIMGAGGPPPGGGTVVTHGDHRIAMAFLILGLVTRRPVTIDDGSMIATSFPGFAELMGGLGACITQP, from the coding sequence GTGCAACCCTTGCAATCAACAGCAACCGGCACACTTGGGGGCGACATTGTCGCGCCCGGCGATAAATCTATTTCCCACCGCGCGCTCCTGCTTAGCGCCCTGACAGTGGGGCAAACCGAGATCGACGGCCTGCTCACGGCCGAGGATACGCTAGCTACGGCGGCGGCGATCTCTGCGCTGGGTGCGCCGGCCAGTTACGATGAGGCTGGACGTTGGCACGTCACCGGTGTCGGTGTCGGCGGCCTCAGTGCGCCCGAAGGGGTGCTTGATCTTGGCAATAGTGGTACCGGCGCGCGCCTCCTGCTCGGCGTCTTGGTTGGGCATCCGCTGAGCGCGGTGTTGACGGGCGACGACTCCTTACGCTCGCGCCCCATGGCTCGCGTTACGGAGCCGCTCTCGCGCATGGGCGCGCATTTCGTCTGCGCTGACGGAGGGCGGCTGCCCATCACCGTGACCGGTACGGCTGATCCGCTGGCGCTGGACTATCGCTTGCCCGTGCCCTCAGCGCAGGTCAAATCCGCGTTGTTGTTGGCGGGTCTTTCGGCCGCAGGCCAGACAACCATCATCGAATCCAAGCCAACGCGCGACCACTCAGAGCGCATGCTGCGCTTGTTCGGTGCCAACGTGAGCAGCGATACCGAGGCGGATGGTGGCAAGCGAATTACGCTGGAGGGCCAGCCCGAGCTTGTCTCGCCTGGATCGTTGACGGTGCCGGGGGATCCCTCGTCGGCTGCCTTTCCCCTGGTCGCGGCATTGCTGGTGCCGGGCTCGCGCGTGACCGTTGGCGGTGTCTGCATCAACGCGTTGCGCACCGGCCTATACGAAAGTCTGAGCGAGATGGGGGCCACATTGGAGTTCGCCGAGACAGGCGAAGCCTGCGGCGATAGCGTAGCGGACCTCCACGCCAGTGCTAGCGCGCTTCGCGGTGTGACGGTCCCCGCCGAGCGAGCTCCACGCATGATCGACGAGTACCCCATCCTGGCTATCGCCGCCGCCTGCGCTAGTGGCACTAGCCGCTTTGAGGGTCTGGGTGAACTCAGGGTCAAGGAAAGCGACCGGCTGGCGGCGATCACCGACGGCCTGGCCGCCAACGGTGTCACGGTTGAAGGTGATGCGGATAGCCTGACCATAATGGGCGCCGGCGGCCCGCCACCTGGTGGCGGTACGGTCGTAACCCATGGCGATCACCGCATTGCCATGGCCTTCCTAATCTTGGGCCTGGTCACACGGCGGCCGGTGACCATCGACGACGGCAGCATGATCGCCACCAGCTTTCCCGGCTTTGCCGAACTGATGGGCGGTCTAGGCGCCTGCATCACCCAGCCATGA
- the pyrF gene encoding orotidine-5'-phosphate decarboxylase, protein MTAADRAGQIICAVDTSDADEASMLAGALAGRVGALKLGLEFFSANGPDGVRQVAAGSLPIFLDLKLYDIPNTVARALHAAAPCDPMMITLHASGGAAMMRAAAAAAMRIADGADGRCPLLLAVTVLTSFNEDDIATVGMHGPIADQVRRLAELAQDCGMDGVVASAHEITTIRQLCGDEFKVVVPGIRPAWSTADDQKRIVTPADSVRNGADYLVIGRPITSSDDPAAAAERIADEMATISG, encoded by the coding sequence ATGACCGCAGCCGACCGCGCCGGGCAGATCATTTGTGCCGTCGATACCAGCGACGCCGACGAAGCCAGCATGCTGGCTGGTGCACTCGCCGGTCGTGTCGGCGCGCTCAAGCTGGGTCTAGAGTTCTTTTCCGCCAATGGTCCGGACGGCGTGCGCCAGGTCGCCGCGGGTAGCTTGCCGATCTTCCTTGACCTCAAGCTCTACGATATTCCCAATACGGTCGCCCGCGCGCTTCACGCTGCAGCACCGTGTGATCCCATGATGATCACGCTTCATGCCAGTGGCGGCGCGGCGATGATGCGGGCGGCCGCAGCCGCGGCCATGCGGATCGCCGATGGTGCGGACGGGCGGTGTCCGTTGCTGCTGGCCGTGACCGTGCTGACGAGTTTTAATGAAGACGACATCGCTACCGTTGGTATGCACGGACCCATTGCCGACCAGGTCAGGCGGCTCGCCGAATTGGCCCAGGATTGCGGCATGGACGGTGTTGTGGCCTCGGCTCACGAGATCACCACGATCCGTCAGCTCTGTGGTGACGAGTTCAAGGTAGTGGTACCCGGCATCCGTCCGGCCTGGTCGACTGCGGATGACCAAAAGCGCATCGTCACGCCGGCGGACTCGGTGCGCAACGGCGCCGACTATCTGGTCATCGGCCGACCCATTACGAGTTCGGACGATCCGGCTGCTGCCGCTGAGCGTATTGCCGACGAGATGGCGACGATATCCGGTTGA
- a CDS encoding NADH:flavin oxidoreductase/NADH oxidase — MTSQLFSALKIKDVELVNRIVIAPMCQYSAKKGVPNDWHLMHLGQFSVSGAGLVIAEATAVEAIGRISPGCPILETDEQEEAFARIVKFFDDFGVAQAGIQLAHAGRKASTDMPWNGGKPLSPDQGGWNTVGPSAEPFEDGWHTPAKMTREDMDRIRDCFVASAKRADRIGFKVVELHGAHGYLMSQFLSPIANHRTDEYGGSLENRMRYPLEIFNAVRAVWPEGKVLGVRLSATDYDEPGITIEESVEVSKALKELGCDFIDCSSGGNLATRPPVGTTGPGYQVPFAEAIKKGSGIMTMAVGMIRDPHLAEDVVASGKADLVALARGMLYDPHWPMHAADVLGVEASYPPQYMRSRPSLWPKAFPEFQQAAAD, encoded by the coding sequence ATGACTAGCCAATTGTTTTCAGCCTTGAAGATAAAAGATGTCGAACTGGTAAACCGAATTGTCATTGCACCCATGTGCCAATATAGCGCCAAGAAAGGCGTGCCCAACGATTGGCACCTGATGCACTTGGGCCAGTTTTCCGTATCCGGAGCTGGGTTAGTAATTGCCGAGGCAACGGCGGTTGAGGCCATCGGCCGTATATCCCCAGGCTGCCCGATCCTCGAAACCGATGAGCAGGAAGAGGCCTTCGCTCGCATCGTGAAGTTTTTTGATGATTTTGGTGTTGCCCAAGCGGGTATCCAGCTTGCTCACGCCGGGCGCAAGGCTTCGACCGATATGCCGTGGAACGGTGGCAAGCCGTTGAGCCCAGATCAAGGCGGCTGGAATACAGTTGGCCCGTCTGCCGAGCCGTTTGAAGACGGTTGGCATACGCCGGCAAAAATGACTCGCGAGGACATGGACCGCATTCGCGATTGTTTCGTCGCATCTGCCAAACGTGCCGACCGGATCGGTTTTAAGGTAGTCGAACTGCATGGTGCGCACGGCTATTTGATGAGCCAGTTCCTTTCGCCAATCGCCAATCACCGCACAGACGAGTACGGTGGCAGCCTCGAAAACCGCATGCGCTATCCTCTTGAGATATTTAATGCAGTCCGCGCCGTGTGGCCGGAAGGCAAGGTCTTGGGAGTGCGCTTGTCCGCTACCGATTACGACGAGCCGGGCATCACCATAGAAGAGTCCGTCGAGGTCTCGAAGGCGCTGAAGGAGCTTGGATGTGATTTCATTGATTGTTCGTCCGGCGGCAACTTGGCGACCCGTCCGCCGGTAGGAACTACCGGACCGGGTTACCAGGTGCCCTTCGCCGAAGCCATCAAGAAGGGCAGCGGTATCATGACCATGGCGGTCGGCATGATCCGTGACCCCCATTTGGCTGAGGATGTGGTGGCATCGGGTAAGGCCGATCTGGTGGCGTTGGCGCGCGGCATGCTCTACGACCCACACTGGCCAATGCATGCGGCTGACGTACTTGGTGTCGAGGCGTCCTATCCGCCACAATACATGCGTTCGCGCCCAAGCCTGTGGCCAAAAGCATTTCCTGAGTTTCAGCAAGCAGCGGCTGACTAA
- a CDS encoding SRPBCC family protein: protein MDTYAVVCRPPTNGSVPHAQALNVKKSASFKASADEVWHVINEFGSLQKWHPWFADSTLYTENGALHRLVVASDGAWVVESLEAYSWAGKSYTYSIVDGVFPIANYTATIAVSESGTGSTITWSSSFDAAGMADEEVVKLVIDAYQTGFKGIATITGE from the coding sequence GTGGACACATATGCGGTGGTGTGCCGGCCGCCGACAAACGGCAGCGTGCCGCACGCCCAGGCCCTGAATGTCAAGAAATCAGCTTCATTCAAGGCGAGCGCGGATGAGGTCTGGCACGTTATCAACGAATTCGGTAGTTTGCAAAAATGGCATCCGTGGTTCGCGGACTCCACATTGTACACTGAGAATGGTGCTCTGCATCGCTTGGTCGTGGCCAGTGACGGCGCCTGGGTCGTCGAGAGCTTGGAGGCTTATTCGTGGGCCGGCAAGTCGTACACCTACAGCATCGTCGACGGCGTATTCCCGATCGCGAACTACACCGCGACCATCGCGGTGAGTGAGTCCGGCACTGGCTCGACCATAACCTGGTCGTCGTCCTTTGACGCTGCGGGCATGGCGGACGAGGAAGTTGTGAAGCTCGTCATCGACGCCTATCAGACCGGCTTCAAGGGCATCGCCACAATCACCGGCGAATAG
- the rpsA gene encoding 30S ribosomal protein S1 — protein sequence MSDVGSTEGDVPATGENFAALLQGYYDNAEKIEGTVVTGTVIAIDNEMAVIDVGLKAEGRVALKEFSSPTDDAQIKVGDTVEVFLDRMENRRGEAVLSRERARREEAWVVLEKAFNNNERTDGVIFGRVKGGFMVDLAGAVAFLPGSQVDVRPVRDITPLLNTKQPFQILKMDRRRGNIVVSRRAVMEETRAEARAELVASLSEGQVLEGVVKNITDYGAFVDLGEVDGLLHVTDIAWRRINHPSEVLSIGQTLKVQVIRFNVETQRISLGMKQLEADPWEGVDLKYPLGTKFKGRVTNITDYGAFVELEPGVEGLVHVSEMSWTKKNVHPGKIISTSQEVEVMVLDVDPNKRRISLGLKQCVGNPWEALADLHPTDSLVEGEIKNITEFGLFVGLPGEIDGLVHLSDLDWSLSGEEVLNNYKKGDTIKAKVLDINVEKERISLGIKQLEADPFASAMAELKRGSVVTGVISAVLDAGLEVTVNDGAVGFIRKADLARDRGDQRPERFAVGDKIDTRITQMDSANRRLTLSVKALEIAEEKAQMAEYGSSDSGASLGDILGAAIKAKAEAVDGEADEVDEADEADEAPKVAAEAEAEAEAETPAEAAAEETVDDGAEKEAGA from the coding sequence ATGAGCGATGTCGGCAGCACTGAGGGTGATGTCCCGGCGACGGGCGAGAATTTTGCGGCACTTCTGCAGGGCTATTACGACAATGCCGAAAAAATCGAGGGCACTGTGGTCACAGGGACCGTGATTGCTATCGATAACGAGATGGCGGTCATCGATGTCGGTCTCAAGGCCGAGGGCCGGGTGGCCCTGAAGGAATTCTCCTCGCCCACCGACGATGCTCAGATCAAGGTTGGCGACACGGTGGAGGTCTTTCTCGACCGCATGGAAAACCGCCGTGGCGAGGCCGTATTGAGCCGCGAGCGCGCCCGCCGCGAGGAAGCCTGGGTGGTGCTCGAAAAGGCTTTCAATAACAACGAGCGCACCGATGGCGTGATCTTCGGCCGTGTCAAGGGCGGCTTTATGGTTGATCTCGCTGGCGCTGTTGCCTTCCTGCCGGGCAGTCAGGTCGACGTGCGTCCGGTGCGCGATATCACGCCGCTGCTGAATACCAAGCAGCCCTTCCAAATTCTCAAGATGGATCGCCGCCGCGGCAATATTGTGGTCTCTCGCCGTGCTGTGATGGAGGAGACCCGGGCCGAGGCCCGCGCCGAGCTCGTCGCCAGCCTCAGCGAAGGCCAGGTGCTCGAAGGCGTGGTCAAGAACATCACCGATTACGGCGCCTTCGTCGATCTTGGTGAGGTAGACGGTCTGCTGCATGTTACCGACATCGCCTGGCGGCGCATCAACCACCCGAGCGAGGTTCTCAGCATCGGCCAGACCCTCAAGGTGCAGGTCATTCGCTTCAACGTCGAGACCCAGCGTATCAGCCTCGGTATGAAGCAGCTCGAGGCAGACCCCTGGGAGGGTGTCGACCTCAAATACCCGTTGGGCACCAAGTTCAAGGGCCGCGTCACCAATATTACAGACTATGGCGCGTTCGTGGAGCTGGAGCCGGGCGTTGAGGGCTTAGTGCATGTCTCCGAGATGAGTTGGACCAAAAAGAACGTGCACCCCGGTAAAATCATCTCGACCAGTCAGGAAGTCGAGGTGATGGTGCTGGACGTGGATCCTAACAAGCGCCGCATCAGCCTTGGCCTGAAGCAGTGCGTGGGCAATCCCTGGGAGGCCTTGGCCGACCTGCATCCGACCGACTCTCTGGTTGAGGGCGAGATCAAGAACATCACCGAGTTCGGTCTGTTCGTCGGTCTGCCGGGCGAAATAGACGGCTTGGTTCACCTTTCCGATCTTGACTGGAGCCTGTCCGGCGAGGAAGTGCTCAATAACTACAAGAAGGGCGATACGATCAAAGCCAAGGTTCTTGATATCAATGTCGAAAAGGAGCGTATCAGCCTTGGTATCAAGCAACTCGAAGCGGATCCGTTTGCTTCGGCAATGGCCGAGCTGAAGAGGGGCTCCGTGGTCACTGGCGTGATCTCGGCCGTGCTCGATGCGGGCCTCGAAGTGACCGTGAACGACGGCGCCGTCGGCTTCATTCGCAAGGCGGACCTGGCGCGCGATCGGGGCGACCAGCGCCCCGAGCGATTCGCGGTTGGCGACAAGATCGACACCAGAATCACCCAGATGGACAGCGCCAACCGGCGCCTCACCTTGTCGGTGAAGGCTCTGGAGATCGCCGAGGAGAAGGCGCAGATGGCCGAATATGGTTCGTCGGACAGCGGCGCCAGCCTGGGTGACATCCTCGGTGCCGCGATCAAGGCCAAGGCCGAAGCCGTGGATGGCGAGGCCGACGAGGTCGACGAGGCTGATGAGGCTGATGAGGCTCCCAAGGTGGCGGCTGAAGCGGAAGCGGAAGCGGAAGCGGAGACCCCTGCCGAGGCTGCGGCAGAGGAGACTGTCGATGATGGCGCTGAGAAGGAAGCCGGCGCCTAA
- a CDS encoding phosphoribosylanthranilate isomerase, with product MISVVSAKICGLSDEASLAAALAGGARRVGFIFFPRSPRYLEVERAAALAARVPEGVDRVGVMVDPGDDQLARLLAKVPLEMVQLHGSESPSRVADVKQRYAWQVIKAIPLATAADLAAAEAYERVADWLLFDAKAPPGAALPGGRGVAFDWRLLSDRRWRLPWLLSGGLDVDNVAHAVALTGTEHVDVCSGVEVRPGQKDAVKIGAFLAAVAALTRTKE from the coding sequence ATGATCAGCGTAGTCAGCGCAAAGATTTGCGGCCTGAGCGACGAGGCGTCTTTGGCGGCAGCGCTCGCCGGTGGCGCGCGGCGTGTCGGGTTTATCTTCTTTCCTCGCTCACCTCGGTATCTCGAAGTGGAGCGAGCGGCGGCCTTGGCGGCGCGCGTGCCAGAGGGCGTCGACCGGGTCGGTGTTATGGTCGATCCTGGCGACGATCAGCTAGCGCGCCTGCTGGCCAAGGTGCCCCTTGAAATGGTCCAGCTGCATGGCAGCGAGAGCCCCAGTCGCGTCGCCGATGTGAAGCAGCGCTACGCCTGGCAGGTGATCAAGGCCATCCCCTTGGCTACCGCTGCCGACCTCGCTGCCGCCGAAGCCTATGAGCGTGTAGCCGATTGGCTGTTGTTCGATGCCAAGGCACCGCCCGGTGCGGCCCTGCCAGGCGGGCGCGGCGTAGCTTTCGACTGGCGGCTGTTGAGTGATCGCCGGTGGCGGCTGCCGTGGCTGCTCTCGGGTGGGCTCGATGTCGATAACGTCGCCCACGCGGTGGCTCTCACCGGCACCGAGCATGTCGATGTCTGCTCCGGTGTCGAGGTGCGGCCAGGGCAAAAGGACGCGGTTAAGATAGGCGCCTTTCTGGCCGCGGTGGCGGCCCTGACGCGAACCAAAGAGTGA
- the sppA gene encoding signal peptide peptidase SppA, which yields MAFDSDVLIDRRRLKRRLATWRLLALISLLAVVAVAFLRVPSLPGSQHIAVLWVEDIIFTDPYRDAAIEALVDDPSVAAVMVHIDSPGGTTFGSEALYRGLLKVGEVKPVVAVMNQLAASGGYMTALAADYIVARESTITGSIGVVLEATNFVGLMEKLGIENDTITSGPLKAQPNPLSRLSPEARAATRQVVDDIHVMFVSMVVERRGMSESEAQRLADGRIYTGAMAKENGLIDAIGGEEVAIAWLEVARDVEPELPLLDVQIDYPEELLDKLLSESIGKSQLLERLRLDGLVSLWQPRGIE from the coding sequence ATGGCGTTCGATAGCGATGTGCTGATAGACCGACGGCGCCTCAAGCGCCGGTTGGCTACGTGGCGCCTGTTGGCGCTAATCTCTCTGCTTGCCGTTGTCGCGGTGGCCTTCTTGCGCGTGCCGAGTCTGCCTGGCAGCCAACATATCGCCGTGTTGTGGGTCGAGGATATCATTTTTACCGATCCCTACCGCGACGCCGCCATCGAGGCGCTGGTCGACGACCCCTCAGTCGCCGCCGTGATGGTCCATATTGACAGTCCCGGCGGCACCACGTTTGGCTCCGAGGCCCTGTATCGCGGCTTGCTGAAAGTCGGGGAGGTCAAGCCGGTGGTTGCGGTGATGAACCAGCTGGCGGCCTCGGGCGGTTACATGACCGCATTGGCCGCTGACTACATTGTGGCCCGAGAGTCGACCATCACGGGCTCGATCGGTGTGGTCCTCGAAGCGACTAACTTCGTCGGACTGATGGAGAAGCTGGGTATTGAGAACGATACCATCACCAGCGGGCCGTTGAAGGCACAACCCAACCCGTTGAGCCGGCTCAGTCCGGAGGCCCGTGCGGCCACGCGTCAGGTCGTTGATGATATCCACGTCATGTTCGTCAGCATGGTTGTCGAGCGCCGTGGCATGAGCGAATCCGAGGCGCAACGCCTCGCAGACGGGCGCATCTACACCGGGGCGATGGCTAAGGAGAACGGGCTCATCGACGCCATCGGCGGCGAGGAAGTGGCCATTGCCTGGCTGGAAGTGGCGCGCGATGTTGAGCCCGAGCTGCCGCTGCTCGACGTGCAAATCGACTATCCGGAAGAATTGCTCGATAAACTTCTTTCGGAATCGATTGGAAAATCCCAGTTACTTGAAAGACTTAGACTTGACGGGCTGGTCTCGCTTTGGCAACCTCGCGGTATCGAATAG
- a CDS encoding lipopolysaccharide assembly protein LapA domain-containing protein, translated as MKLLWRAAALIFAAIAVAFAVANRQSVTISLSPIPASVELPLYLLVLGVLALGAAFGGLSNWLATGGRRRAARASQRQAAALEREVVELREGRALAKPRRDAL; from the coding sequence GTGAAGCTGCTGTGGCGTGCGGCGGCGCTGATTTTCGCGGCCATTGCGGTAGCCTTCGCCGTCGCCAATCGCCAGTCCGTCACTATCTCCCTGTCGCCGATCCCCGCTAGTGTCGAATTGCCGCTTTACCTTCTCGTGCTGGGCGTACTGGCGCTCGGTGCAGCGTTCGGCGGTCTCAGCAACTGGCTTGCGACCGGTGGTAGACGCCGAGCAGCGCGCGCCAGCCAACGCCAAGCTGCGGCCTTGGAGCGCGAGGTTGTGGAATTGCGTGAGGGCCGCGCACTTGCCAAGCCGCGGCGCGACGCGTTGTGA
- the ihfB gene encoding integration host factor subunit beta produces MTKSELIQAMTQDNPHLYHRDVERIVSTVFGEISDALARGDRVELRGFGAFSVKARAARVGRNPRTGAAVAVPEKFAPFFKSGKELRQRVNEA; encoded by the coding sequence ATGACCAAATCCGAATTGATTCAGGCTATGACCCAGGACAATCCGCACCTCTATCATCGCGATGTAGAGCGCATTGTCTCGACCGTGTTTGGTGAGATTTCAGACGCTCTGGCGCGCGGTGATCGTGTCGAGTTGAGAGGCTTCGGTGCCTTTTCAGTTAAGGCGCGAGCCGCCCGTGTGGGCCGCAATCCGCGTACCGGCGCGGCGGTGGCGGTACCCGAGAAATTTGCGCCGTTCTTCAAGTCTGGCAAGGAGTTGCGTCAGCGGGTTAACGAGGCGTGA
- the cmk gene encoding (d)CMP kinase, which yields MIIAIDGPAASGKGSLARRLAERFDLAHLDTGGLYRATALRVLDAGADPADPATAEAAAKALDVTGLDSPRLRDSDVSEAASLVAGVPGVRAALLAFQRDFAHSPPCGAAGAVLDGRDIGSVVLPEADVKFFLTASAEARADRRHKELRQRGTESIRAAVLRELAERDLRDESRDTAPMVQTPDALLLDTTNLDADAAFAAAVKLVLARQQRAVPEHRAE from the coding sequence ATGATTATCGCCATTGACGGCCCGGCGGCGTCCGGTAAAGGCTCGCTCGCGCGGCGTTTGGCCGAGCGTTTCGATCTCGCCCATCTCGATACCGGTGGGCTCTATCGCGCCACGGCCTTGAGAGTGCTCGATGCTGGCGCCGATCCCGCTGACCCCGCCACAGCCGAAGCCGCCGCCAAAGCCTTGGACGTGACGGGCCTCGACAGTCCGCGTTTGCGCGATTCTGATGTTAGTGAAGCAGCGTCCCTCGTGGCCGGGGTGCCAGGTGTGCGCGCGGCCCTTCTCGCCTTTCAGAGGGATTTTGCACATAGCCCGCCGTGTGGTGCTGCCGGTGCTGTGCTTGATGGCCGCGATATTGGCAGCGTGGTGTTACCGGAGGCGGATGTGAAGTTCTTCCTCACCGCCAGCGCTGAGGCCCGCGCGGACCGGCGCCATAAGGAGTTGCGGCAGCGGGGCACGGAGAGTATAAGAGCCGCCGTTCTGCGGGAGCTCGCGGAACGGGATTTGCGAGACGAATCGCGTGATACGGCTCCGATGGTGCAGACGCCCGACGCGCTGCTGTTGGATACGACGAATTTGGATGCCGATGCCGCTTTTGCGGCAGCGGTGAAACTTGTTTTGGCGCGGCAGCAGCGAGCTGTACCGGAACACCGAGCCGAGTAA